The genomic stretch TGTTACTCTCTTACTCTCTATCTTTCCAGCTTTCTCTTGGAAGCCATCGATCAGGTCTTCATGTTGAATTAGGTGGATATGCTTGAAGTCACTAAAACTGAGAATTTTCTTGAGTTTTATTGATTCCAAGAACAGAGAAGAATAATTTTAAAACATAATCAGACATTTTAAGGCTTTTTCAGGCTACAATCAAAGCACAGATTTTATACCAAGGAgacttttttaaatgttaagaTCCACTGCCACTATAATAATTATTGGCTTTCATTGCACTTTCACAGCGGCTGAATTCAAAGTCGTTTTGTAAGATTGAGATTGCTTTGTGATCATAAAGTTAACTTTCACTCTGCTCCAAGTCACAGCTTAATACCTTTGTGTTAATGATTAAGCAGCTGCTTGAGTAAGTGCCTCCTGTATTCAAAAGATTGTATTCAAGTGATCGAATAGAGTTAAATATTTGACAGTCTGTCCTTGAACAGGCAACGGTGCTTGAAAATGTTGGGGTGTGAATCTTGTTTTTCACTGATTCATCTGAAATTCAGGATTCATTGTTTTCAGATGAAATCAACCAGGTGAGTGAAATGGATCAACTTAGATTTtactagccaatcagagtggaGCTTGTTAAAGGACAGttatgaagaaaatgaaaaaatgcttTGTGGTCAAGTCACTAAGGCACAAAAAGTGTACAAACTATACAAATTGAATCACTTTTGcagtgtatttttgtttgttttgttgcctttAAGTATGTGCAGTAACACCTTTGTGATGTCATATAATATGAAACAAATCTAATTAAAATCAGAGGGAAGCAGAACGTTGAGAAACTCCCACAGAGATCTTTATTACATCGTTCATGAGCATCTCAGGTTTAATTGCGCCTAACGAGGATTTAAGGACTCACACACTTAATCCTTATTGATAATGAGGCCTTTGCCTAATTAAACTGTGATGAATGTTATTAGTTATGAGTAGAAGATTCAATATGGAGACTTTTACAATAGCCACATGGAAACAAAGCTTAAATTTATCATCGTTATTTATCGTAACGTTGGGAGAGGCTGCTGCTTTTATGACAGGTACCAGTGGGGCGTAGTGGGTGGAGGTGTTATCCTCGAGTGCATTATATTGAAAGGTGTTCCTAATATTCTGGCCCTGTCATGTATGGAAATGGCGTGGACAAAATATGAGATCTCACTGAAATGCAGTCCAGTTTAACACTGTAAACTATAACCTCTGCCACAActtatacatacagtatatttcacGTGTCAGAATCTGTGGAGAGATGTCCAGATTTTTAGGGCCTAGTATGGGTCAAaactccccccaaaaaaaacaaacttattCCTACATCATTCCATTGGAAAGCATCTTTTGTTAGATCTCACTGGAAAAAAATCCACATGCTCAAACTCCACCCTCAGtttgtaaataaaacaatgacatcactgtggtataatcagggttattttctgaTGACAAAGTTAATCCAGAGCCACAGATGCTGTTTTCACCAAGTGGGTTGTGCTCCCTGTGATTAAACCGATCTGTATGTGTAACATTATGTGTGTAAACGCCTGATCCAGCAGTGTgtataatagtaataatagaCTTGCAGCAGTTCCATATGAAAATCCTTTCTGGGTGTAGATCTGCAAACTAAACCCTGCAATAATCCCATCAAAAGCTCCAAACGCTCGATGCATATGTTTATTGTTTGGAGGAGGGGTCAGTGTCGGGGTGTGTCTGCGCTGGTCGGTGTGTGCGTCCGTCTGCCCATGTGGGTAagggaaagaacaaaagcagaaaaatccCCCATAATAAAACCAGGAGATCGTAGTAGGAGGGAATAAGCCCACAGTTAAGCTTGCAGCAGTTTTTTGGAGCTGGACATGAAGCTCGGGCTCAGGCAGCAGTGTCAGGCGAGCAGCCAGCGAGCAGACATGGCCAAGTGGGATTCCTGTGGCAGCAGCCCGGCCTTCCAACAGCCACACTGGATGgtgagacagcagcagatacaGGGATGAGTCAAGCGAAGAGATGGAGATCTGTGATAGTGAcagactgtgagcagagagctAGTGGTTTACAGCAAAATCTGCTGTGAAGGGCGGTGCTCGTCTGCAATTTTGGCTGCAATGACTGCATGAAATTGATGAGACTTGATGCATGTGAcctgcagcaaagcagcaaCTAATATATTTGGTACTTTtgatcttttcttttgtttgtgtctccttttttttgctCCACAGCAAATACAGTTCTCTGACCAGAAGCAAGAATTCAACAAACGTCCCACCAAGACCGCTCGTCGCTCTCTGTCTCGGTCCATCTCCCAGTCGTCCACAGATAGCTACAGTTCAGGttaggaaacacaaaaaaacacacacacacacgctcataaGTCCGATCACATGTCTTTGATATATAAACTGAGCTGGTTCTGATCCCTGCAGCACGAGAACTACAGGCCCAGAGGATTAGCCTCTGTGCTTTCTCCCTCAGCTGAACcttaattaaaaggaaaagtcTTCTGAAGAATTAAGTCTCTTTAATTTGGTCCTAATCGGCTCTGTAAGCCTTTCTCAAACATGTCAATCACTGCCAGACTTCATAGAGCCTTCAAAGGCTCAGAGAAAAGCCTCACCTAGCTAGAGTCTGACTCCTGAAGCAACAATTAAGGCCGGAAAACTGGAGCCAATTCATAGCTGTCAAGCTTGCCAACAAGTCATGTGACTCCGCGTTTGCTTTTGGACATTACATCATATCTTCTGATTGTTTTCATACACAATTCCTAATTTCTGTGTTCTAGTGTGCAGCGACAGCTCTGAGGATGAGTCTTCTCCAAGAGACAAGCTTCAGAAGACCTCCGAGGGCCTCTCTGACTTCTgcatcaaaaacatcaaacaggcCGATTTTGGACGTAAAGAAATAGACATTGCAGAGCAAGGTAAAGAGGACGAGTCATCGAACCGGTGCTTATGTCCTCACTGAGAACTATCATTCACAGCACTCATCCCAAAAAACTCTAGAGAAAAGAAGTTAGGCACAAGAAGAAGAGATAAAATGAGAATACTTAGCcttgaataaatgaatgtgtgCGTTCATGATTGGTTGGTCTTTGTGATATTTAGAAATGCCAGCACTGATGGTCCTGAGGAAAAAAGCAGGTGGGGAGAAACCTCTGGCCGGGGCCAAAGTACTGGGCTGCACACACATCACCGCACAGACAGCGGTGAGTTcaacacacactggaaacacaaGGTCTTATCAGGGTGTGTTATTATAAGCTGCATTATCATTCTCCCTTCTGCTTTAGAAATAAAACAGTTATTAATAAGAGCATGGAATTGGCAGGAGGTTAACGTGTTTTGTTGTGGGTCTCCTGTAGGTGTTGATTGAGACTCTGTCTGTGCTGGGGGCTCAGTGTCGCTGGGCGGCCTGTAACATCTTCTCCACCCAGAACGCCgtggctgctgctctggctgAACGAGGTGCGACCGCAGTCTGTGCAACCTGAcgcatctgtttgtttgttttttttgtgcttcctTACTTCCTCTTTTCACCATCACCTGCTCTTTATCTCAGGCATCTCAGTGTTTGCATGGAGAGGAGAATCAGAGGACGACTTCTGGTGGTGTATTGACCGATGCGTCAGTGCAGACACCTGGCAACCCAACATGGTACTGAGATTAAAGcatattttttcttctctcaggtTTCTTTCTGAATGTAATGACACTTAATTTTGAGGTATGTGGATTTCTGAGTAAATAAGTCATTACATGTGAAAAGATATCTTGTTACTTTTGTTATTAAATGCAACTTTTTGGCACTGAACGACAGCCTATAGCTCTAAAAATCAGCATTCCCCAAAGCGACTGGATGGATAAGGTTAAAGGTTTACTCTGTCTTTGGGTGAACTGCATCCATTGTGTTTAACATCCACCACTGGAAAAGGTTTCACCGATGAAGAGCTTAGCTTGTGTTCCCACTCTTCAGATTCTGGATGACGGAGGCGACTTAACTCACTGGGTCTATAAGAAACACCCAAACCTGTTCAAGAAGCTGAAAGGCATCGTGGAGGAAAGTGTCACAGGCATCTATCGGTTAGTGTCACGCAAAAATTGAGTGATGTTCTCACAGGTTCACAAAGTCTTTCTcctgctcaggtgtgtgtcttCGGCTGTGTTTCAGGTTATATCAGCTGTCAAAGGCAGGCAGACTGTGTGTCCCGGCCATGAACGTCAACGACTCGGTGACCAAGCAGAAATTTGACAACCTTTATTGCTGCAAAGAGTCCATACTGGACGGGTAATGCATCATGTGGTGAGCGTTAACAGGTAACACTGCTGCAGTACAGATCAATGGCCTGACTGTATTGAACTCCTCTGTCAGGTTGAAGCGAACCACTGACGTCATGTTTGGAGGAAAACAGGTGGTGGTGTGTGGATATGGTGAGGTCAGTGAGAAAATCAATGTTTCCGGTGCTGCTGTGCACATGTTAGGTATCGAAGAATTGCAGCTCTTCCaagctcttttctctcttcttgcAGGTTGGCAAAGGATGCTGTGCTGCCCTGAAAGCACTGGGTGCTGTTGTGTACGTCACAGAAGTGGATCCCATTTGTGCCCTTCAGGCCTGGTATGAGTGGAAGCTTTTATCATCACAGACGTGACGTGTGTCTCTTTCAATGGCACGTCGTGACAAAACCTTGCGACACATTGTAAAAACctacttttctcctcttcttttagCATGGATGGCTTCAGAGTGATTAAACTGAGTGAAGTGGTCAGACAGGCGGACATGGTCATCACCTGCACAGGTAACTGCTGTCCTCTACAAAGCAGTATGAGCTTGTATTAAGAATATAAGTACAATAATATGATTGCGTGTGATTAATCTCTGTTAGGCAATAAAAACGTGGTGGGGAGGGAACATCTGGAAAAAATGAAGAATGGCTGCATAGTCTGCAACATGGGACACTCCAGCACTGAGATAGAGTTGGTATGAACAttaaccatgtgtgtgtgtgtgcgtgtgtgttatgCACGTTTTTATGTGTGTACACCTCGACgcttgtgtgtgtaaaacatggaCTCTTGCCTCTCAGGCGAGTCTGCGGACTGCAGAGCTGAGGTGGGAGCGCGTGAGGCCTCAGGTGGACCATGTTATCTGGCCTGATGGCAGGAGGATCGTCCTGCTGGCTGAGGTGACGATAGTGtggttattgttattattactattatacACCAGCACCAAGAGATAATACACAGAAACCTAATTAGTGTAAAGTAGCGTGCCATGAAGTCTGAATTCTTACGCTCTTGGCACAAAGCTTTAGCTAAATTTCAGGCTGTCGTCAGCTTGCACTGGCTAACTGAACGAATGCCACAGTTTAATCTCAGACTAGCAAAAGTTTCACATTCTCTGAGTTAAATATAATCTCAGGAGGAAAATGGTACACATATCTGAACAAGCTGTCACTGGTTAACTTTACAGACTTCAGAAAAGGTTGCTAGACTCATTAAGCGCAGACTGACAAATGTTCTGCAAGTCTGTATGTATTTCTTCATGATCTTTAGCCTGTCTCATTTGGCCTTGAGGATGTCGCCACGTCATAAAAACTGCACTTCTGCGCTGCTTTTGTCACATCAGAACTGAGTTTTCCAAACTGTTTCACAGTGCAGCCCTGCAGCTCTACTCATGCATGTCTGATCCAAGATGAGTTGAGCACAGAGAACATTTACCTGATCATTGTTAAAGggtctgctgtgctgcagtagagacagagagacatttgAGGACTATTCTACATAATTATTTGACATAATACACTTTCCTTTCATGTCTTTTAGGTCATTATCTGTGGCTGCTGTCACATCACAGTATGCTACTTCAGTTTTTGAGAGCTTTTTTTAATGCTCCCTCAGGGTCGTTTGCTGAATCTGAGCTGCTCCACGGTGCCGTCACTTGTTCTCTCAATCACCGCTACAACTCAGGTATCATCATGAGTTATATTCAGCAAAATACTGCAGCATCTCTTTTTAATACTTTTCTAAATGTACCACAAAGGAAGTGTCAGTTTGAGGTTAGTGCCAGCCACCTGTAGTCGTAACAGAGACTTCCACTGTAATGTATGTCAGGCACTGGCTCTCATAGAGCTCTACAGCGCTCCAGAGGGACGCTACAAACAGGACGTCTACCTGCTGCCAAAGAAGATGGGCAAGTGCTCAGCTTCAATATCCCAAAAATATTAGACCTGCCTTGTATTTCATGTTGTTATATTCAAAACTCATAAAGCCCTGAATGATTTATAATTTCAGATGAATTTGTGGCCAGTCTTCACCTGCCGATGTTTGACGCTCACGTCACAGAGCTGACTGACGAACAGGCCAAGTACCTGGGCATCAGCAAACATGGACCCTTCAAATCCACCTACTACAGGTGAGGGTTTttcttacacacaaacaacacacacatacgatttatttatgtattatttatcagaaatcatttttcaaacaggTATTAACCCTCTGGAGATAAAGCTGAAAGTCAGACGCTTCGGATGTGCTGTTGTGGATTTTACTGTGGAAAAGCCCTCACAGTCGTGCAGACACTGACACCCTCTACAGGCTGAATCTTCCTCAGTATCATGGAGACACAGTGGATGAGGACTTCAAACTCTTAATTTAGTTCACTATGTTTCCAGTGATGTGCAGTTTCATGTCTCGTTGCCTATAATCCTGATTAAAATCTAACATTACCAAACTTCATATTAACCTCACATGAATCCTCTAGTGAAGCTCACACAAGATAATAAAAAGATCAGTTTTGCTCTCACAGCACtttcatgtgtctctgtctcgTCATTTTAATataacaaaaacaggaaagaatTGTACATTTGTACCCCTCAACTGtataaaatgttaacattttttactttgttgtCAGAAAGAACATCAAATTGTCTGTGggaaatgtatttgtttgttgtcatgCTACCTGCGTTGATCATCACACATTCATGTGGCTCCGATGACAAGTTTAGAGCTTCACAGGGAACTAATGAATCTGCTGCTCTCTCGGTCGCTTGACCCCTGGATCACAAAACAGGCCCCACCCGAAATCAAGAACGGCATTAATGGGAAATTAAGTGATATGTAGACAAAGTGACGACAGTATCTGGTGGGCCTCGTGTTGGTCCCCACTGACTCAAACTCCCACATTCCAAGATGAGGAGTGGAAGTTTTCAGCCCACAGTGCAAGAGACAAAGGACAAAGAAGACACTGACTTTGCCATTCTCAGTTAAAATGGATATTAATCAATATGCTACAACAAAGTAACATGACGGCTGGTGATGATAATGCTCTGTCCGGTCATTAGTCAAGTGACCTAAATTTCTCCATAGTAATCGGAGCAATTTACACCCCTGGTTGAGTATTCCCACCGTTACCCAAACGTTATGTCAACTTTAGGCATTTGAAATTTCATACATTTCTTCCACATGTGCtgttatttcattattgtgcACCCTAAAAAATATTACAATGGAAAGTAacttatactttttttttttttttttttttaacttttacttGAGTGGGTTTCTCTAATGGGTTTCTAACTTTCACTTTTACCGGAGTCATTTTTATGGGACtaattgtacttttacttgagtagaGATTTTCTGTACCACCACTGTATTTACTCATTAGTGAAATGCAATTATGAGGTACTTGTTCTTGGGTATTTCAATTTCATGCAATATTACAGCCTACTTTTACTCCTGTACAGGTAAATATTACTTTTGACTATCAGTCTTAtgattatatatttattatgctttcattgtttttttataGAAAGTTTTTTCATGTCTTAATTGAGGTATACACTTGTGGATTCTATTGCCATTCTGTGGCTCATCTTTGTCATTTATATGGCCTAATACTGCCACCTAGTGGCACTGTGGCTAAtattcagacattttcacaattgtaattagtatttttattaaacattttgatttttattttattttttccacttaaCCGGAGTTTTTATGGTGCC from Chaetodon auriga isolate fChaAug3 chromosome 6, fChaAug3.hap1, whole genome shotgun sequence encodes the following:
- the LOC143322056 gene encoding S-adenosylhomocysteine hydrolase-like protein 1 — encoded protein: MAEEKDQTGASWEDLPLPDEYPEPHTEERVAVNGEAEEDVSASAAEDSTKDQPAKCSPNLLLMLKAAESRWTPQSQDRDGEESGAGELVAEAPKTDMQIQFSDQKQEFNKRPTKTARRSLSRSISQSSTDSYSSVCSDSSEDESSPRDKLQKTSEGLSDFCIKNIKQADFGRKEIDIAEQEMPALMVLRKKAGGEKPLAGAKVLGCTHITAQTAVLIETLSVLGAQCRWAACNIFSTQNAVAAALAERGISVFAWRGESEDDFWWCIDRCVSADTWQPNMILDDGGDLTHWVYKKHPNLFKKLKGIVEESVTGIYRLYQLSKAGRLCVPAMNVNDSVTKQKFDNLYCCKESILDGLKRTTDVMFGGKQVVVCGYGEVGKGCCAALKALGAVVYVTEVDPICALQACMDGFRVIKLSEVVRQADMVITCTGNKNVVGREHLEKMKNGCIVCNMGHSSTEIELASLRTAELRWERVRPQVDHVIWPDGRRIVLLAEGRLLNLSCSTVPSLVLSITATTQALALIELYSAPEGRYKQDVYLLPKKMDEFVASLHLPMFDAHVTELTDEQAKYLGISKHGPFKSTYYRY